The nucleotide window GGTCAATCCTTCCGGCAAACTGCCTTCTACATTCCCCCAGAATGTCGGACAGGTTCCCATTTTCTACAACCATAAAAATACCGGGCGGCCTCTTCCCGAAGGAGAGTGGTACCAAAAATACCGCTCCAATTACCTGGATGTAACCAACGAGCCCCTCTATCCCTTCGGATATGGATTGAGCTATACCCGGTTTACCTATGGGGACCTTGACCTGGATAAAACGCAACTAACCGGTAATCAGACATTGACGGCAAGCATCAGCCTCACCAATGCAGGCAAATATAATGGTGCCGAAGTGGTCCAGCTTTACATCCGCGACATGATAGGCAGCATCACCCGGCCGGTCAAAGAGCTTAAGGGTTTTCAAAAGGTGTTCCTGAAAGCCGGCGAAACCAAAACAATTACTTTCACCATAACCCCGGAAGATCTGAAATTCTACAACTATGACCTCAAATATGATTGGGAACCGGGTGACTTCGTCATTATGGTGGGAGGTAATTCAAGGGATGTTAAGTCAGCCAATATCAACTGGGTGAAATGATCCCAATTTATGGGTAACTTTACATTATAGAAGACAGAAGTCAGAAGTCAGAAGACGACTAATGGCAACCTTATGACTATCTAATGAATATTTAATAAGCAAATTCCCGAACTTAAACCTTAAAACTTAAACCTCAACACTTACATGGAATCCCGCCTCTTCCTCCTCGATGCTATGGCCCTGATCTACCGGGCCTACTTCGCCTTAAATAAAAATCCCAGGATCAATTCTAAAGGGTTGAATACCTCGGCAATATTAGGATTTGCCAATACGCTGTATGATATCCTGAAAAATGAAAAACCCAGGTATATCGGTGTGGCTTTCGACACCTTTGCCCCTACCCTGCGCGCCGTGGAATTCACCGCATACAAAGCCCACCGTGAAGCGATGCCGGAAGATATTGTCACCTCGCTGCCCTATATTCGCCGGCTGATCGAGGGATTTAACATTCCTATACTTGAGAAGGAAGGCTATGAAGCCGATGATATCATCGGTACCCTGGCCATAAAAGCACAGCAAAAGGACTTCACAACCTTTATGGTTACTTCCGATAAGGATTTCGGGCAGCTGGTCACCGATAAGATATTCATCTATAAACCCCCACGGTTGGGAAACCAGGCAGAGATACTCGGTGTGGAAGAGGTTTGCCGCCGTTACCAGATCGAACGTCCTGAACAGCTGATCGATATCCTGGGGCTTTGGGGCGATGCATCCGATAATATACCGGGTATACCGGGCATCGGGGAGAAAAGAGCCATCGAATTTATTCAACAGTATGGCAGTGTGGAAAACCTGCTGGCAAATACGGATAAGCTGCAGGGTAAGATGAGGGAGAATGTCGAAGCTTTTGCCGAGCAGGGACTTCTCTCCAAGAAGCTGGCTACCATCATGCTGGATGTACCGGTGGAGTTCGAAGAAGACCGGCTGATCCTCGATAAGCCTCACACAGAATCCCTCAAAGAGCTTTTCGACGAACTTGAGTTTCGCACTTTTGCCAAAAGGGTTTTTACAGACATCTCGGTGCAGGAGCATGATCAGGAAGCCGGGTCACAGACAGCACAACCGGCACGGCATGACCTGTTCAGCGCCCTCTCAACCGGGGAGAACGGGACTCCATCCCACGACAGAAACACCGTGAGGGATTTAAAAGCTGATTATCACCTGGTAAATACCGCCGAACAGCGGATAGCATTGGTCGAACGCCTGAAGCAGGAAAAATCTTTCTGTTTTGATACGGAAACCACCGGCCTGGATCCAAACAATGCCGAACTCGTCGGGATTTCTTTCGCATTCAAACCAAAGGAAGCCTTTTTTGTCATCATGCCTGAAAATTACCAGTCAAGCCTTGAGATCGTCAGGCAGTTCAAACCTTTTTTCGAGGATAAAAGTATTTCTAAAACAGGCCAAAACCTGAAATATGATATCGCTATCCTGAAATGGTATGAGGTTGAAGTGAAAGGCAAGCTCTTCGATACTATGCTGGCACATTACCTGATCGAGCCCGATATGCGCCATAACATGGATTACCTCGCAGAAACTTATTTGAATTACAAAACCATCCACATCGATGAACTGATTGGCAAGAAGGGTAAAAATCAGCTTACCATGCGGTCGGTCATGCCCGATTTGATTGCTGAATATGCTTGCGAAGATGCCGATATTACCCTTCAGCTCAGGCATAAGTTTGATCCTTTGCTCGACCAGGGCGGATTGCGGAAGCTCTTTGATGAGATCGAGATCCCGCTGGTCCCGGTCCTTGCTTCTATGGAAGCCGAAGGGGTGATGCTCGATACCGAAGCGCTGAAGGAATACTCCATCCAGTTGGGAAAAGAAGTCGTTGAAGTGGAGAAACAGATTTTCGATCTGGCCGGGCAGACGTTTAACATTTCCTCGCCCAAGCAGCTCGGTGAGATTTTGTTTGAGAAACTGCGGATAACCGATAAGCCTTCCCGCACTGCAACCAAGCAATATTCAACCGGTGAGGAAATACTGGTGAAATTGCTTTACCGCCACCCGATCGTCCAGCTTATCCTTGATTACCGCTCCCTTACCAAGCTGAAATCGACCTATGTCGACACCCTCCCGGAACTGATCAGCCCGCGTGACCGAAGGATACACACTTCTTACAACCAGGCCGTGGCCGCTACAGGAAGGCTGAGTTCCAACAACCCGAACATGCAGAACATTCCGATCCGGACCGAAAGGGGCCGTGAGATCCGTAAAGCCTTTGTCCCTCGTAATAAGGACTATATAATGCTTTCAGCCGACTACTCGCAGATCGAATTGCGGATCATCGCCGAACTTAGTGAGGACACGAATATGCTGGAGGCATTCCGGAACGGTATTGATATTCACACTGCTACGGCCGCCAAGGTCTATGGCCTGCCATTAAAAGAAGTTACTTCTGAAATGAGGAGGAACGCTAAAATGGTCAACTTCGGCATAATTTACGGCATTTCTGCCTTCGGGTTGTCTGAACGGCTTAACATACCCCGGCGGGAAGCTGCCGATATCATCGAGGCTTACTTCCGGCAATACCCGGGCATCAAACAATACATGGAAAAAACCATAGTCTTTGCCCGTGAACACGGTTACGTAGAAACCGTCAAGGGCCGGCGCCGCCACCTTCGTGATATCAATTCGGGAAACGCCGTCGTGCGCGGTTTTGCCGAACGCAACGCCATCAACGCCCCGATTCAGGGTTCTTCCGCCGACATGATCAAGATCGCCATGATCAGGATCTATGATGAATTCAATCACCTTAAGCTGAAAAGCAGGATGATCCTCCAGGTCCATGACGAATTGGTGTTCGATGTACACCGTTCAGAACTGGAAATAGTCAAGCCAATCATCCAGGACAACATGCAGCAGGCTATCCCGATGAGTGTGCCGATTTTGGTGGAGATGAATACAGGGGAGAATTGGCTGGAGGCCCATTGAGGGCATGGAGGCATGGGGGCATGGGGGCATGGAGGCATGGAGGCATGGAAGCATGGAAGCATGGAACTTCAATTAATTTGTTATAAGACGTTTTCTGAAGTAGTAAATTTTTGCACTCAGGTTTTTAAATAAAATTAGCATTTTGTCCATATAATCCTGGCTAATAATTCCATACTCATGAAGAAGTATGATAATATTTGCACATTCAAAGGTTGATCGTCTGGCTATATTCAGATAATTGGCAAAGTCTTTTTTAGTTGCTGATCCTGATCCTTCAGCAATATTGTTAGAGATGCTGAGAGAAGCCCTTAACAATTGATCTGATAGAGAATAATAATTATCCCTTCGCAGTTTTTCTGCTAGAACAAAACACTCCCTGGAAACAGGTACAGATTCTTTCCAGATTTCTAAATCCTGAAATCTAAAACTCACCATTTTTTCTATATTTATCCTGAAAAAATTAAAATATACCCGGTATTATTAAAATTATATTTTCCCCTAATTTTCCACGCTTCCATGCTCCCATGCCCCCATGCTTTTATTTTTTTCATATTTTTACTTCATGAACCTACAAAAAGACCATCGAATTGTGATGACGCTGGACGCCGGCGGGACGAATTTCGTTTTCAACGCCGTCCGTGGGGGGGAAGAATTGTTTGAGCCTCACCGGATCAAAGCTAAAGGAAACACCCTCGAAGAGGTGCTGAATAAGATCATCAGCGGGTTTAGCAGCGTTAAAGGGGCGCTGGATGAAAAACCGGTAGCCATCAGTTTCTGCTTCCCCGGTCCGGCCGACTATCCGCGCGGCATCATCGGTGACCTTGAAAACCTGCCGACCTTCCGTGGCGGTGTTGCATTGAAAGATATGCTGGAAGAAAAATTCGGCATTCCGGTATTCATCAATAATGATGGTGACCTTTTTGCCTATGGCGAAGCAATCGGCGGGATACTCCCGGAAATTAACGCCAGGCTTGAAACCGCCGGAAACCCAAAGAGATACCACAACCTTTTCGGGGTCACGTTCGGTACCGGTTTCGGGGGAGGCATCGTCAGCAACGGGCAGTTGTTCATTGGCGATAACTCGGCCGGCGGCGAGGTGAACCGCATGCGCAACAAGCTTTACCCGGCGACCAGCGCGGAAGACAGTACTGCCATCCGTGGCGTCCGACGTGTTTACGCGCGTGAAGCCGGGATTCCTTTCGATGAAGCCCCAAATCCAAAGGAAATCCAGGATATGGTCCTGGGAACCCTTGATGGGAATCGTAAAGCTGCCTTGAAAGCATGGGAAGAAATGGCCATCGTTGCCGGCGACACCCTTGCCAATGCTATCACTCTCATCGACGGTATTATAGTCATTGGTGGCGGGCTGGCCGGGGCTTACCAGGTATTCCTGCAACAATTGGTGGATGAAATGAATGCGAATTTTCACTCGATCGATGGGCATAACCTTCCGCGCCTTGAAATTACAGTACTGAACCTGGAAAATCCGCTGGAAATGGCTAAATTCCTTGAAAACCAGTCGCGGGAAATAAAAGTTCCTTTAAGCAAGCGGGTTGTCAATTATAATCCAAGCCGTTACATCGGCGTCGGCGTAACTAAGTTGGGCACTTCCCGGGCTGTCTCCATCGGATCGTACGCTTATGCCCTGACGAAACTGGAAAAATCATATCAATGAAACTCTTTCCCATCGAAACCGGCAACCTCAAACTCGACGGCGGTGCCATGTTCGGCGTGGTGCCCAAAACCTTATGGTCGAAAGTCTATCCTGCCGACGAAAACAACCTTTGCAACTGGGCCATGAGATGCCTGCTGGTAGTTGACGGTGACCGGAAAATATTGATCGACAATGGAATCGGCGACAAGCAGGACTGGAACTTCCTCCGGCATTATTACCTCAATGGTAAAGACACCCTTGAAAGTTCACTGGCAAAAGCCGGTTGCACAAAAGAAGACATTACCGACGTGATCCTCACCCATCTCCACTTCGATCATTGCGGCGGGAGTATTGCTTGGAACCACGAGCGAACCGGCTATACACTGGCATTCCCGAATGCAACTTATTGGGTCAGTCGCCAGCAATACGGATGGGCCGTGGAGTCCAATCATCGCGAAACCGCTTCTTACCTGAAGGAAAACATCCTGCCGATTGAGGAAAGCGGACATCTTAAACTGATTGAGGAAGAAGGAGATATCCTCCCGAATATCTCCATAAAACTTTACAACGGCCATACGGAGGGACAAGCTATACCGCATATCAGGTATAACGGAAAAACAATCGTCTTCATGGCCGACCTGCTCCCTTCCACGGCCCATGTCCCTATGCCCTGGATCATGGCTTACGATACCCGCCCGCTCGACACACTAAAGGATAAGGAAAGGTTTTATAAAGAAGCTGTGGAAAACGATTATATCCTCTTTTTAGAGCACGACCTGTATAATGAGTGCTGTACTCTTCAAAAGACAGATAAAGGAATTAAGGTCAGGGATACTTTTTCACTTGAAGACATTAATGGCTGAAATTGAGGTGTAACCACAAAGAAGTCCCCAACTTAAAATTTAAAATTTAAAACTGTAAATCTGCTAGTCTTCCTCTTTCTCTTTCTCTTCGTAATCCTTCAACAGCTTATCCTGGATTTCGCCTGGCACCGGTCCGTATTCGGCGAATTTCATAGTGTAGCTGGCGCGGCCGCTGGTGAGTGAGCTAAGCGCGGTGGAGTAGCGGTTCAATTCTGCCAGGGGCACCCTGGCACGGATAATCGAGCCTTCCATGCCCATGATGATGGCACGGCGGCCCTGTAAATCGGTCATGACGCCACCCATTTTATCTGCCGGAACGAAAACTTCCACATCGTAAATCGGTTCGAGGATCTTTGGACTGGCTTCCTTGAAGGCCATGCTGAATGCGGTACGTCCGGCGAGTCTGAAGGAAATTTCATTGGAGTCGACCGGGTGCATCTTGCCATCATATACGTAAACCCTGATGTCGCGGGCATAGGAACCCGTGAGTGGGCCCTGCTCCATGCGTTCCATGATCCCTTTCTGGATGGCAGGCAGGAAGCGGGAGTCGATGGAACCTCCGACGATACAGTTGTAAAATATCAGCTTTCCACCCCATTCCATCTGGATTTCATCTTTTCCCCTGACGGAAACGGAAAATTCCGATTCACCCTTTGAGATGGTGAGCGGTGTAACCGATGACTGCCGCATGGTTTGTTTGAGCTTGAACCCTGTGGCATCAGGTTTTCCTTCTTCATGCGGTTCTATGACCAGGTGGACTTCACCGAACTGGCCGGCGCCACCCGACTGCTTTTTATGCTGGTAGGTAGCCTGGGCAACCCGGGTGATGGTTTCACGATAAGGGATGCGCGGTGGCAGATAGCTCACCTGGATCTTGATGTTGTTTTCAAGATGCCATTT belongs to Bacteroidales bacterium and includes:
- a CDS encoding MBL fold metallo-hydrolase; protein product: MKLFPIETGNLKLDGGAMFGVVPKTLWSKVYPADENNLCNWAMRCLLVVDGDRKILIDNGIGDKQDWNFLRHYYLNGKDTLESSLAKAGCTKEDITDVILTHLHFDHCGGSIAWNHERTGYTLAFPNATYWVSRQQYGWAVESNHRETASYLKENILPIEESGHLKLIEEEGDILPNISIKLYNGHTEGQAIPHIRYNGKTIVFMADLLPSTAHVPMPWIMAYDTRPLDTLKDKERFYKEAVENDYILFLEHDLYNECCTLQKTDKGIKVRDTFSLEDING
- the polA gene encoding DNA polymerase I produces the protein MESRLFLLDAMALIYRAYFALNKNPRINSKGLNTSAILGFANTLYDILKNEKPRYIGVAFDTFAPTLRAVEFTAYKAHREAMPEDIVTSLPYIRRLIEGFNIPILEKEGYEADDIIGTLAIKAQQKDFTTFMVTSDKDFGQLVTDKIFIYKPPRLGNQAEILGVEEVCRRYQIERPEQLIDILGLWGDASDNIPGIPGIGEKRAIEFIQQYGSVENLLANTDKLQGKMRENVEAFAEQGLLSKKLATIMLDVPVEFEEDRLILDKPHTESLKELFDELEFRTFAKRVFTDISVQEHDQEAGSQTAQPARHDLFSALSTGENGTPSHDRNTVRDLKADYHLVNTAEQRIALVERLKQEKSFCFDTETTGLDPNNAELVGISFAFKPKEAFFVIMPENYQSSLEIVRQFKPFFEDKSISKTGQNLKYDIAILKWYEVEVKGKLFDTMLAHYLIEPDMRHNMDYLAETYLNYKTIHIDELIGKKGKNQLTMRSVMPDLIAEYACEDADITLQLRHKFDPLLDQGGLRKLFDEIEIPLVPVLASMEAEGVMLDTEALKEYSIQLGKEVVEVEKQIFDLAGQTFNISSPKQLGEILFEKLRITDKPSRTATKQYSTGEEILVKLLYRHPIVQLILDYRSLTKLKSTYVDTLPELISPRDRRIHTSYNQAVAATGRLSSNNPNMQNIPIRTERGREIRKAFVPRNKDYIMLSADYSQIELRIIAELSEDTNMLEAFRNGIDIHTATAAKVYGLPLKEVTSEMRRNAKMVNFGIIYGISAFGLSERLNIPRREAADIIEAYFRQYPGIKQYMEKTIVFAREHGYVETVKGRRRHLRDINSGNAVVRGFAERNAINAPIQGSSADMIKIAMIRIYDEFNHLKLKSRMILQVHDELVFDVHRSELEIVKPIIQDNMQQAIPMSVPILVEMNTGENWLEAH
- a CDS encoding ROK family protein — encoded protein: MNLQKDHRIVMTLDAGGTNFVFNAVRGGEELFEPHRIKAKGNTLEEVLNKIISGFSSVKGALDEKPVAISFCFPGPADYPRGIIGDLENLPTFRGGVALKDMLEEKFGIPVFINNDGDLFAYGEAIGGILPEINARLETAGNPKRYHNLFGVTFGTGFGGGIVSNGQLFIGDNSAGGEVNRMRNKLYPATSAEDSTAIRGVRRVYAREAGIPFDEAPNPKEIQDMVLGTLDGNRKAALKAWEEMAIVAGDTLANAITLIDGIIVIGGGLAGAYQVFLQQLVDEMNANFHSIDGHNLPRLEITVLNLENPLEMAKFLENQSREIKVPLSKRVVNYNPSRYIGVGVTKLGTSRAVSIGSYAYALTKLEKSYQ
- a CDS encoding four helix bundle protein; protein product: MVSFRFQDLEIWKESVPVSRECFVLAEKLRRDNYYSLSDQLLRASLSISNNIAEGSGSATKKDFANYLNIARRSTFECANIIILLHEYGIISQDYMDKMLILFKNLSAKIYYFRKRLITN